From Pseudomonadota bacterium, a single genomic window includes:
- a CDS encoding sulfite exporter TauE/SafE family protein: protein MIALVTTLATVVGASLVGSLHCVGMCGGFVAFYAGSAAAGTTPWLAHAAYNGGRLMTYLLLGAAGGALGAAVDLAGAGFDLPRLAGAVAGVVMLLWGLAMLGTLLGARWPALGLARRLTARLQPLVRQLGQRSPVVRALLLGTLTTLLPCGWLYAFVVAAAGTGSAWRGAALMAAFWLGTVPALLGLGLGVRPLARRLGRVLPVLTALAVLALGALALAGRLHAPHARGAKMQREASCPCQRR from the coding sequence ATGATTGCGCTCGTGACGACGCTGGCGACGGTGGTCGGAGCCAGTCTCGTCGGTAGCCTGCACTGCGTGGGTATGTGCGGCGGCTTCGTGGCCTTCTACGCGGGCAGCGCCGCCGCAGGCACGACGCCCTGGTTGGCACACGCCGCCTACAACGGCGGCCGGCTCATGACCTATCTCCTGCTCGGGGCCGCCGGCGGCGCGCTTGGCGCGGCCGTCGACTTGGCAGGGGCAGGCTTCGATCTGCCCAGGCTCGCCGGCGCCGTGGCTGGCGTGGTGATGCTGCTTTGGGGCCTCGCGATGCTCGGCACGCTGCTCGGCGCGCGCTGGCCCGCGCTCGGATTGGCTCGGCGTCTCACCGCGCGCTTGCAGCCGCTGGTGCGCCAGCTTGGGCAGCGCTCGCCGGTGGTGCGCGCGCTGCTCCTCGGGACCCTGACGACGCTGTTGCCCTGCGGCTGGCTCTACGCCTTCGTCGTCGCCGCCGCGGGGACCGGAAGCGCCTGGCGTGGGGCGGCGCTGATGGCGGCCTTCTGGTTGGGTACCGTGCCGGCGCTGCTCGGCCTCGGGCTCGGCGTACGTCCGCTCGCCCGGCGGCTCGGCCGTGTGCTGCCCGTGCTCACCGCGCTGGCAGTGCTTGCGCTGGGCGCGCTCGCGTTGGCTGGCCGGCTGCATGCGCCCCATGCCCGTGGCGCCAAGATGCAGCGCGAGGCCTCCTGCCCCTGTCAAAGGCGCTGA
- the ccoG gene encoding cytochrome c oxidase accessory protein CcoG → MTSKEHPNAPVLSTLNRDGSRRQVRPKLSRGRFQRRRAFVGYALIALFTASPYLRLHGRPLVLLDLPRREFTLFGTTFLPTDSMLLMLLLVSIVVSIFLLTALLGRVWCGWACPQTVYLELIYRPIERFFEGSPRQQRALDRGLPSRRRLLKNVVFLLLSAFLAHTFLAYFVGVERLLLWVRRSPFEHPAAFLVMAVTTALMFLDFAWFREQTCIVACPYGRLQSVLLDRQSMIVGYDLRRGEPRGKLRRAAAAPIVGTPGDAGAGDCIDCRACVQTCPTGIDIREGLQLECVGCTQCIDACDAIMTRVGKPRGLIRYTSQDELAGRTRRLLRPRVVIYPTVLALVVGLLALALARRQPADLTLLRAGGRPFALLDGPDGRPGASVSNQLLLKIVNRTERPRRYTITLLDAATAELVAPENPLAVDAGKTGTMMAFVLAPRALFAAGPHALRLRVSDGAGFVRELPYALLGPRAAGGAAAAGAPR, encoded by the coding sequence ATGACCAGCAAGGAACACCCCAACGCCCCCGTCCTCTCGACGCTGAACCGGGATGGCTCGCGTCGCCAGGTGCGACCGAAGCTCTCTCGGGGCCGCTTCCAGCGGCGCCGCGCGTTCGTCGGCTACGCGTTGATCGCGCTCTTCACCGCGAGCCCCTACCTGCGCCTGCACGGCCGGCCGCTGGTGCTATTGGATCTGCCGCGCCGCGAATTCACGCTCTTCGGCACGACCTTCCTGCCAACCGATTCGATGCTGCTGATGCTGCTCTTGGTCAGCATCGTCGTCAGCATCTTCCTGCTGACGGCGCTCCTCGGCCGCGTCTGGTGCGGCTGGGCCTGCCCGCAGACCGTCTACTTGGAGCTGATCTACCGCCCGATCGAGCGCTTCTTCGAGGGTAGCCCGCGGCAGCAGCGCGCGCTCGACCGTGGCCTGCCCAGTCGCCGGCGCTTGCTGAAGAACGTCGTCTTCCTCCTGCTTTCGGCCTTTCTCGCCCACACCTTCCTGGCGTACTTCGTCGGTGTCGAGCGCCTCCTGCTGTGGGTGCGGCGCTCGCCCTTCGAGCATCCGGCGGCCTTCTTGGTGATGGCGGTGACCACCGCGCTCATGTTTCTCGACTTCGCCTGGTTTCGCGAGCAGACCTGCATCGTCGCCTGTCCCTACGGGCGGCTGCAGTCGGTCCTGCTCGATCGGCAGTCGATGATCGTGGGCTATGATCTTCGCCGCGGCGAACCGCGCGGCAAGTTGAGGCGCGCAGCGGCCGCGCCGATCGTCGGGACCCCAGGCGACGCCGGGGCCGGAGACTGCATCGATTGCCGCGCCTGCGTGCAAACCTGCCCGACCGGCATCGACATCCGTGAGGGGCTGCAGCTGGAGTGCGTCGGCTGCACGCAGTGCATCGACGCCTGCGACGCGATCATGACCCGCGTGGGCAAGCCGCGCGGCCTGATTCGTTACACCTCGCAGGACGAGCTCGCGGGCCGCACGCGCCGGCTCCTGCGGCCGCGCGTCGTGATCTACCCAACGGTCCTCGCGCTGGTGGTGGGCTTGCTGGCGTTGGCGCTCGCGCGACGCCAACCGGCGGATCTCACGCTGCTACGTGCGGGTGGTCGGCCCTTCGCGTTGCTCGATGGCCCCGACGGGCGTCCTGGCGCCAGCGTCTCGAATCAGCTCCTCTTGAAGATCGTCAATCGCACGGAGCGGCCGCGGCGCTACACGATCACGCTGCTCGATGCGGCGACCGCCGAGCTGGTGGCGCCGGAGAACCCACTGGCGGTGGACGCGGGCAAGACGGGCACGATGATGGCCTTTGTCCTGGCGCCGCGCGCGCTCTTCGCCGCCGGTCCGCACGCCTTGCGGCTGCGGGTCAGCGACGGCGCAGGCTTCGTGCGAGAGCTACCCTACGCACTGCTCGGGCCGCGGGCTGCGGGCGGCGCGGCTGCGGCTGGAGCGCCACGATGA
- a CDS encoding c-type cytochrome, whose protein sequence is MSASESQTPAPIDENRLLGHAYDGIEEYDNPLPGWWVWLFIASIVFALGYWVFYHGGGPGQSETAGYAEDMAAFNEQQAKLAARAGKVDEALLARLARDPAAIAESKVLFLAKCMPCHGTHGEGKIGPNLTDLHQLHGSGRVDLYQTIRDGVVAKGMIAWGKLLQPAELLKLTAYVATLRGTFAADGKAPQGDAVTAFSNQ, encoded by the coding sequence GTGAGCGCGAGCGAGTCGCAGACGCCTGCCCCGATCGATGAGAACCGGCTGCTCGGGCACGCCTACGATGGGATCGAGGAGTACGACAACCCGCTGCCCGGCTGGTGGGTCTGGCTCTTCATCGCCAGCATCGTCTTCGCGCTCGGCTACTGGGTCTTCTATCACGGTGGGGGCCCTGGGCAGTCCGAGACGGCGGGTTATGCCGAGGACATGGCGGCCTTCAACGAGCAGCAGGCGAAGTTGGCGGCGCGGGCCGGCAAGGTCGACGAGGCGCTGCTGGCGCGGCTCGCCCGCGACCCCGCGGCGATCGCTGAGAGCAAAGTGCTCTTCCTCGCGAAGTGCATGCCCTGTCATGGCACCCACGGCGAGGGGAAGATCGGCCCCAACCTCACCGACCTGCATCAGCTGCACGGCAGCGGGCGCGTCGACCTCTACCAGACGATCCGCGACGGCGTGGTGGCCAAGGGCATGATCGCCTGGGGCAAGCTGCTGCAGCCGGCCGAGCTGTTGAAGCTCACGGCCTACGTCGCGACGCTGCGCGGGACCTTCGCCGCAGACGGCAAGGCGCCGCAGGGCGACGCGGTGACGGCCTTCAGTAATCAGTGA
- a CDS encoding FixH family protein, with product MKRGWQWPWIVVGLLTANALAVLLLIVAASGDPSHAVEPDYYGKSLAWDTEQAKARAAERFGWRLALAVVPARQAGHRRVEVRLADRRGRALAGARLRLEARHLARANEVLRSALTARDGVSYVATLPLRRRGLWELRLLVEQGDRRLTRRFLRELDTLEPSGAAAGAGLPRTGGEG from the coding sequence ATGAAGCGCGGTTGGCAGTGGCCGTGGATCGTCGTCGGGCTGCTGACGGCGAACGCATTGGCCGTGCTGCTCTTGATCGTCGCTGCAAGCGGTGACCCGTCGCATGCCGTCGAGCCGGACTACTACGGCAAGAGCCTGGCCTGGGATACGGAGCAGGCGAAGGCGCGCGCGGCGGAGCGCTTCGGCTGGCGGCTCGCGCTCGCGGTCGTGCCCGCCCGCCAAGCGGGCCACCGCCGCGTCGAGGTCCGGCTGGCCGATCGCCGGGGCCGCGCGCTCGCAGGTGCACGGCTGCGGCTCGAGGCGCGCCACCTCGCGCGGGCCAACGAGGTGTTGCGGAGCGCGCTGACGGCCCGTGACGGGGTTTCCTACGTCGCGACGCTGCCGCTGCGGCGCCGTGGGCTCTGGGAGCTGCGCTTGCTCGTCGAGCAGGGCGATCGGCGGCTGACGCGCCGCTTCCTGCGCGAGCTGGACACGCTGGAGCCGTCCGGGGCAGCCGCGGGCGCGGGACTCCCGCGGACAGGAGGAGAGGGATGA